The genomic stretch CCAGCGTCTATAAGATTGTTAACGATTAATTTCTTCCCACAGGTCTTTCCACTCCGGATTCAAGCTTTCAATGAGATTAAGCTTCCACTTTCTGTGCCAGTCTTTCAACCTTTTCTCGCGGTTCAAAGCGGCATCGACATCACCCATCTGCTCATAGTAGACCAGGGAATGCACTCGATACCGCTTCGTGAAGCACTCAACCAGATTGTTACGGTGTTCGTAAACCCGGCGGATGAGGTCATTTGTCATGCCAATGTATAGGGTGCCGTTGCGTTTATTCGCCATGAT from Dehalococcoidia bacterium encodes the following:
- a CDS encoding GIY-YIG nuclease family protein, whose amino-acid sequence is IMANKRNGTLYIGMTNDLIRRVYEHRNNLVECFTKRYRVHSLVYYEQMGDVDAALNREKRLKDWHRKWKLNLIESLNPEWKDLWEEINR